In Fulvia fulva chromosome 8, complete sequence, the DNA window gctaggaagggggaagtagatagtaaaggcgaggaaccggacgattagggcacttcttaataacgttaaggacctacggcgtaatataaactagatactagagaagggctggctagaacagtaccgcctagtaggagtagtataggaaaagaggacacggcgtagcgcgacgagaccgactaggagcgggggctaacggggtagtaatatagactatatacgtttagagggaaagctaatctagataaggagaagtcgggtacgggaagggttttcacctattcgggtattcctttatatataataatagatatatacctatataggccaaatagtgtaagggcgcgcgtactatagggtccgaatgagatagttgttgttctacgaagctacgaaagaggagcgcgaggcgcggcgaagttataaagcaaagccaagccgcgctaacccgatgcagaaggtccgcggttcagccgggccgacgtagctatagtgaggggtcgcgggctacctgTGACaaatagggtcctagaataggggaataataaatctatctatctatttctaGGCTATTAGTAGTTCGCTAAGTAGTATATTCTAGGCTATTAGTAGTGTACTAAAGAGGTCGTCGTAGGAGGTTAgtagagagttaagagacGGGGGTACGATATATTAGGGGATCGGTAGTAGGTTTataaataaggtagaaatTGCTTTAACCTACCTCGAAACTTTATTCGACTAGCGCGCGTAATTAGCGCGGTCTTTTCGTGTTTCCGCGGTCTCGCCGAGATAGCCGGGGTCGTTCCCGCCAATAGCGCGGTCTCTCCGCATGCTATCACGTAATGCTATCGATCGAGAACCGCGAAGGTTCGGCCGTCTTTGCGTCTAGGGAACGGGATGGAAGCCGAGCTATTCAGCCAAGGATCCTCCGACTTTGCGGTCTTCTGGCCGCCACTGAAGCATGCCTCGTACCATCCTCAGAAAATCTTCCTCCTCCTTGCCTTCGAACGAAGTCTCCCGGTCCTCGAGACTGCTTTGGGGAACCGTCACATCTGCAATGAATTGACCTGCTTACTGTCAGCCGGGAGTACTCGCAACATGGGTGCTCGTTCATGACACTCACCATCCTTGTCAAAGAACTCATCAACTCGGCGACCTCGCTGAAGAAGATCAAGAGGCGGCGGACCCAGCGAACCGATGAGCTCGGCGAGATGTGCACGAGTAGAGTAACACTGCAATCCGGGATCCTGGCCCACGAAGAGGTACGAATTTTCGAAGACGGTCCAGATCTAACAGCAGTCAGTCGATGCATGTAACGACGTGGGGTCGTGTTCAAGCCTACCATAACTCCAACGTTCCAGATGGCTCCTGTACGAGACACCGATGGCTCCCATTCTCGTGCTCGATAGTGAACATGTCGATGGCGGAGCGCACATAGCGACGACCTGGGTGCTTGGTGTTGGCTTGAGAGATGGTCTTGTACGCCTTGAACTCATCATCGTGGTCTGCACCACGCTTGTAGACTTTCAAGGCTACATGTCGGTGCGCCCAAGATCTGTTAGGGATGTATCTCGAGACCTGTTGTGTGGCTCACTGCATATCTCGAGCCAGCCATACTGTAGAAGTGGAGCCAAAGCCAAGTTTGCCAGCGACCTGATAGCGGGAAGCGATTGTCTCGCCAATCTGCACCGGATAGAAAAGGCCTCGTTGAAAGTCCACGAGTCGCTCTTCTTCGAGTATGATGCTCTTGTGGACTATCGGGAGATCGCTGGTGGGAAAGTGCAAAGGTGTGAATTTGGTGGTTGCAAACCCTGGCATGGCGCTCTTCAGCCACTTTCGGATGATGGACATGGCGCTGTAGTGTGTAGACGAACTCGAATTTACATAGGTTTGCTTGAGGTGAGGACTGGCGTGGTCGATGCGCAGCAGCGGGATATTTGTGGGAGTTCAAGCGGGCTGGGCGCCGTGGCGAAGCGCCGTTGCAGCATAAAGTGAATGGTAAAGGGTGAAATCCCCGCTGACGGGCTTGTGAGACAGCATAAATAAGAACTTTCGCGGTCTCTCACGAACTTCCACATCGCCGCATAGATACTTCAGTCCTGCTCCTTGACCACCAAGTTTCTCAGCAAACCATGACGCTTCCAACACAGGATGCCTTCCTCGCGGGACTCCAGCAAAAGGACTGTCCAATCTGCTACGAGCTCATCACAGGTCCAGTCCAGCTCGAGTGCGGCCACATCTTCTGTCTAACATGTGCACGAACGTGGTTCGCTACGTCCTCGACGTGTCCAAACTGCCGCGCCGCGCAATACGAGCACGAAGCTCCTCCCGCACGAGGAGAGGTCGTGGTTGATGCGGAAGGCTGGCTGGTGTTTCCAGGAGATGCGGGAGCGATCTATCGTATTAGGCGTCTCGAGAACCCCTTGGATGTCTCCCCGGAGGCACGTATTATATTTGGACACGATAATGGCTGGTATGAGGTACAGCGTATCGACGGCGGTGATTATTCAGATGAGGCGGATGAGGAGGATGACAGTGGTGCTGACGAGGACGACTTTGACGACGATCTCATCGATCATATTGATGGCGTTGAGGTCCAACCACAGCCAGCTCCCGTGATCGAGCCGAATCCCGCGGAAGACGAAGATCTCATCGACTACAGTGACGATGAGCTCGAAGAGCAACCAGACCCAGCACCCAGAGCGTCAGGAGCATGGGAGCTAACATACCGCGTCAACCCACTTCCAGAAGATACCGACGAAGACCAGATTTTTGAGAACAATCTGCTCGTCAGACAGGCTCTTCGCTACATGCGGATTGGTTACGCAGGGCCTTTGAACGAGATGGACTGCTCGCCGGAGTGGGAGGCGCTTGTTATTCGCGAAGATCTAGAGAATACTGCTGATGCGTCCATTGTCTCGGGATCGCTCGAGGAATTCGAGGCGAACATGCAGGAGCTCTATCCTGGGGCGCTGATGTGGATTACTATGTCCTTCGAGGATAGAGAGCGTCTTCTGTGGGAGCTGTACTGCCATCTGGGTGGCAGAGACGGTGAGGTGTAGTGGCCAGGGTCCGATTATTGTTCTGTCCTGCTTGGTACGTACTTTTGCGCTGTCGTGTGAATCCCATAGAGACAAGTATCCCACTGCTCATACTTCCCTCCGCCTCGGCTTCAGCTTCACGTTCACGCCCTGCTGCATGACAAACCACCAACACTTCAGCCTCCATTGCTTCTCCGGCTCCGCCAGCTCCTTATCAAAATGCAAGGTCAAAGTCGGTATCGGCTTCGACATCTCCATCCAACTGATATTCCTCCCCAAATACATCATCGCACCACCTCCGAATGTGAAGAAGAAACGATGCATATCGCCGTTGTCCTCCTTCATCCACCGCTCCGGTCTGAAAGCATCGACATCCTCGCCGTAGACTTCCTCGCTGCGGTGAACTACCCATGGTTGACACCGACTACGATTCCTGCTGGGATGTACCTCCTACTTCTCTGCGATTGTGATGCCGCCGGCGGGGACGACTCGTGGGAGCGACATGCCGACTGCTGGGTGCAGACGTAGGTCTTCGTACATTATGGCCACGAGCCAGAGTGTGATTGTCGCAGATGATGTGGTCGGCACCATCTGTACATTGGAGTCTGGACGCGATATCACGAGAGAGCTTCGACATACAGTGTTAGGTGCCAAGCTTGATGCCGGCGCGAGACCGGCCCTCCCAGCCTGGGCAGGCTGGGCCCTGGGATGCAGTGTCGAAGTCAAATACGCCAGCTTCGACTCGCCCCTTCTCCATACTCCTACTCCGCACCCCACGGTATGGGTGTCAGTCTCATGCCACAGACCAGCTCGCACATGGCACCATCACATGCTCCCAGACCTGCAGCTCTCAGCTAGTCACACAGCTTCATCCGAAAATTCTCCCTTCTATATCGAACTTCTTGAATGGAGCATGGCCCTGGCACGCTTGGGCACTCTTCTTGGATAGAGGAATCCAGTCTCGTCCGGATGAGAATAGCATTTCCAGCGCCAGATCGCGAAGCAGCGTGAGTTCTTGACCGCACATCGACTGCGCAACAAGCCCAGGAGCACTGGCGAGCAACGTGCAACTCACGCCAATCTCAACATAATACCTTGGAATCGGGATATCAATGGTCTTCATACCGTTGAGAAAGGCCTTGTGGTTGACAATATGGACTGCTCTGATTGTGATAGTGGTAGGAGGATCTTATCGATCATGGTGCACAGACAGCAAGATCTTTCTTGAGCAACAACATGCTGCCATGCGACCCGAATTCGAGCCCCCAAGCAGTGGACTGACCGACGCCAGCGGAGACCTGTCAATATGCGAGCGAGCTCGCGAAGAGCTTCAGAACACCGTGCTCGTCATAAAGACTGGCGCTACGGAGTCTCGGCGCAAAGTACCGGTCCACTCCCAAACGACACTGCGATGCTGGCCGAATGTCCTTTTCCTATCGGACTTCGACGAGAGCATTGGCGGACACCAAGTCCACGACGCACTCGACCATGTGAGCGAGCAGATCCGTCTCGAACATCCGTCTTTCGAGCTGTGGCGCCGTCTGCATGCGCACGGAAGAAGTGCCATTGAGATATCGGACTCGGAGACTGGCGACAACGTCTATTGGGAATCTGGGACGACAGATATGCAAGCGGGCTGGCACTTGGCTCGTTTTATGAATCTGGCCATGTCCGTGAAAGCGCTTGAATTTCATCCGGATGCAAGATGGTTCGTCTTCATCGATGCCGACACATACATTTCGTGGTCCGGTTTCCTCGGTCTCGCTCGCACTCTCGATCACACGAAGCCCTTGTACGTAGGCTATCCAGCCGCTATGGGTCCCAATATGTTCTTCGGCCACGGCGGATCTGGCTACGCGCTCTCGCAAGCTGCGCTTACACAAGTGGTTGAAAGCTACCAGGCTCAGCAATCGCGTTGGGATACAGATGCCGTAGAAAACGAATTCGGGGAAGTCCCGTTCGCAAAGTTGCTGCTCTCCATTGGTATCGACCTCAGCTGGGCATTGCCGCACTTCCAACGCGGGGATCCAGCCTCGATGGACTTCAGTATGATGGAGCATGGACGAAGAGCGTGGTGTTACCCAGCCGTCACTTATCACCACGTCGGGCCCGACGATATTCGTCGTCTACATCGCTTCGAGGGGGCTTGGAATAGGACATCAGATGGACGACATTTCCGACACAGCGACGTATACCGATCGATGGGTCTGCCCATTGCCATGAAA includes these proteins:
- a CDS encoding Cytochrome P450 monooxygenase cicH gives rise to the protein MYEDLRLHPAVGMSLPRVVPAGGITIAEKNRSRCQPWVVHRSEEVYGEDVDAFRPERWMKEDNGDMHRFFFTFGGGAMMYLGRNISWMEMSKPIPTLTLHFDKELAEPEKQWRLKCWWFVMQQGVNVKLKPRRREV